AAACAGCTTGCCGACGCGAGCATCAATGTCAATATGATTGTCCAGAGCGTCGGGAAGGAAGGGCATAGCCAGATATCGTTCACGGTGATGAACACCGACCTCGACGAAGCGAAGAAGGTGATGACGAAGCTCCAGGCCGAGCTCGGCGCGGAAAGTGTGACCTACGACGCGGATATCGCGATCGTATCGGTAGTCGGGGTGGGGATGAAGGTCTACGCGGGCGTCGCGGCGGCCGTGTTCGACGAGCTCGCGAAGAACAGTATCAACATCGATATGATATCGACCTCGGAGATCAAGATTTCCGTGGTTATCCGAAAGTCCGACGCGGAGAAGACCGTGCAGGCGCTGCACCGCAGATTTTTCATGCAGGCGTAGAGAAACCCCGGCGGGCGTTTTATAGGACGGCGCTTTAATCCTCTCCGTTTATCTCCGAGATATAAACTTTTTCGCCGTTCTCAGGGTCGAGATGAAGCATGAGATACTCCATCTTTTTAGCGACCAGCTCGGGAGGTATCGGTTTCTCCAAATCGCGTTTGATGCGCAGGAAATATAAAAGACGTTCGCCCAAACCCCGCCGTTTTAATACTTCGTTCCGCATATCGGTATTCATGATGCTTGGAGCGATGGATATTATTTTTACGGCGTTCTTATCCTTCATCTTTTCCTTTCCGACACATTTTGTAAAATAATCGATTGCGGCTTTCGCGGAAAAGTAACATGCCCAATCGGCGCGGGGTTCCCTGACTGTCGCGGTGATATTCAGGATCATTTTTCGCCTGCCGAAATCCCGGCATAAATCGATGAATCTCGCCCCCAGCACCATGGGAGCCGCGATATTCACCTGAACGCTCTTTTGGATATCCGGGCTGCTTGCTTTTTCCACCGGACCCAGAGGCTGAATCACCCCCGCATTGTTGATAAGATAGATACCTTCCGCGTCTTGCTTGTTGATTTTTTGGAAAATCATATTCATCAGGGTGTCGATTTGTAGAATATTATTCAGGTCGTAAAGAAGCCACTCGATTACACCGCCTTTTTCCTGAGCTTCGCGAATAAGAGCATCATCGCGGGTACGTGAGATACAAAAGATGGTGTTTTCCGGTTTTGCGAGAACCTTCACCAGCGCCGCGCCAAGACCCCTCGATGCCCCGGAAATAATAAAATATCTCAATGCGCCTCCAACAGATAGTCGTTCTGAAAAACGGTGATTATTTTTTGGCGGGATTATTTTCCGTTGTTGACGAAGCCCGTCGTGCGCTCGAAAAACGCGACGCCCTCGTCGACGG
The genomic region above belongs to Brevinematales bacterium and contains:
- a CDS encoding SDR family NAD(P)-dependent oxidoreductase encodes the protein MRYFIISGASRGLGAALVKVLAKPENTIFCISRTRDDALIREAQEKGGVIEWLLYDLNNILQIDTLMNMIFQKINKQDAEGIYLINNAGVIQPLGPVEKASSPDIQKSVQVNIAAPMVLGARFIDLCRDFGRRKMILNITATVREPRADWACYFSAKAAIDYFTKCVGKEKMKDKNAVKIISIAPSIMNTDMRNEVLKRRGLGERLLYFLRIKRDLEKPIPPELVAKKMEYLMLHLDPENGEKVYISEINGED